DNA sequence from the Myxococcus guangdongensis genome:
CCCTGCCGGTCTGCGCTTCTCAGCGCTCCCTGACTGGGGCCTTCTCAAAGATTGACTGCGGTTTCCGCAATCCTTCTCTTCTTCTTGGGCTTGCTATTTGGTTTTCAAAGACCGAGTCGCTTGTTTCTACCGCGACTTTTTGCTATCTTTCTTCTTGTCCGCCGCTTGCTGCTTTCGGCGGGCTGCATCTTTTATTCAGGTCCGCGTCAGCTGTCAACTTCGACTTGCGTCCCCTTGGCTCTCTCGAAGTTCTCAGCGCCGCCCAGTGGCTTCCGCTGTTTCTCTTCGTGAGGGGCGCGGCTTCTACCTCTTCGCCGCATCCCGTGTCAACCGCTGCTTCGTTGACCACCCCGTCGTTCCCGCCCGCTTGCTGCCGGGCTTCCTCGTCGGGGCGCGGCTTCTACCACCGCCGCATCTTCTGTCAACCCACTGCGCTGACCGCCGTATTTCCGATGTCGTCCTGCCTTCGCCCGAAAGACTCCGCGCCAGTGCGCGGCTTCGTTGCGAGGGGCGCGGCTTGTACCACCGCCGCGACTGAAGTCAAACCGCTGACAAGCTGCCCTCCCCCGCCGACCCAGCTCAGTGCCGTCTCCCATGAGACGACGTCCTGCCCCACCACCCGCACGCCCACTGAACCACTACCATCCGGTCGACCATGTATGGAGCGCTCCGGAGATTGTCAACTCGCTGTCACGAGCCGCTCCGGACGCTTGCCTGCCCCCTGACAGCCCGCTTAGGGCCACCTTGAGGCGCACGGTCCTATCCATTTTGAATCAGAGAACCACAGCGCCCGAGGCGCTGATTCCACGGCGTTTCCGACGTGGCTCCCGGTGACGCGAAGGCGACCTGCCCTTTCGCGCCTCGCCGTGAGGTGGGCGGCTTATCCACCAAGCCAGGGAGCAGCGCAAGAAGTTTGCTTCTCGTCACTTCCGCGCCACCCGGAGGACACCTTCCCCAGGCTCAGACGCCGAGCTTCAACCGGGAGACGTCCGCGCGACCCCGGCGGCATCCCTCGGCGACGACCACGGCCTTGAGCTCACTGTAGGCCCGGTCGAAGTCGTCATTCACGACCACATAGTCGTACGCGGCGATTCCCCGCTCCATCTCGGAGCGCGCCGCCAGCATGCGCCGACGGATGGTCTCGTCGGAGTCCGTCTGTCGGTCCCTCAGGCGACGCTCGAGTTCCTCCATGGAGGGCGGCAGCACGAAGATGAGGACCGCGTCCGGGTGCTTGCGCTTGATGGCCTGGCCGCCCTGCACGTCGATGTCGAAGATGGCCACGCCCCGGTTGGCCCGGGCGATGTCCACCGTCGACTGGGGGCTCCCGTAGAAGTGGCCATGGACCTCCGCCCACTCCACGAACTCACCGCGTTCGATCTTCGCCTGGAAGGTGGCCACGTCCACGAAGTGGTAGTCGACGCCTTCCTGCTCCTTGCCTCGGGGCCGGCGCGTCGTGACGCTGATGGAGAAGTTCGCCTGGGGCGTCTCCCGGAGGAGTCGGTGGGCCAGGGTGGTCTTCCCCGCTCCCGAGGGGGCGGAGAGGACGAGCAACAGACCGGGCGGAAGGATGGTGGTTTCGCTCATTCGACGTTCTGCACCTGTTCGCGGATGCGCTCGACCTCGGCCTTCATCGAGACCACGCGCGCGGAGATGTCCGCGTGCTGGCTCTTGGAGCCCGTCGTGTTCACCTCGCGGTGCATCTCCTGCACGAGAAAGTCCATGCGGCGGCCCGTGGGCTCCTGGCTCGCCATGAGGGCGCGGAACTGCTCGAGGTGGCTGGCCAGACGCGTCACCTCCTCGGCGATGTCCGTGCGCTCGGCGAAGAGCGCGACCTCCTGGGCCAGCCGCTGCGGGTCCACCGCGACGCCGCGCGCCAGCTCCGCCACGCGCTCGGTGAGCCGCTGCTGGTAGTCCTGCACGGCGCGGGGCGCGAGCTGCGCCACCTCCCGGCTCCAGCCCTCGAGCAGCTTCATGCGCGCGTCCAGGTCGGCGTGGATGGCCTCGCCCTCGACGAGCCGCATCTTCTCCAGGGCCCCGAGCGCCTGGTCCAGCGCCGCCGTCACCGCGGGCGTCGCGGCCTCCAGGTCCACGCCCTTCTCCTCCAGGCGGACCACGCCCTGCTGGTTCGCCACCTGGGACCAGGTGACGTCCTGAGACAGGCCCAGCTCCTTGGCCAGCTCCCGGAAGGTGCGCAGGTACTCGCGCGCCAGGTTGAGGTCCACCGTGGGAACGGTGCCAGAGGCCGTGGAGGACTGCCGCTTCACCAGCAGCTCGACCGAGCCACGCGCCAGCCGGTCCTTCACCTGCTTCGTGACGAGGGGCTCGAGGGAGGCGAGCTCGCGCGGCAGCCGCGCCTTCACCTCGCAGAACTTGTGATTGAGCGAGCGCAGCTCCACGGAGACCTCTTCGTCGCCCACGCGCGCGCGGCCCGCTCCAAACCCGGTCATGCTCTTCAGCATTGGGCGGTTGCTAGGGGCTTTCCGCCCGCAGGTCAAGCAGCGTGCTTGCACGCCTTTCAGTTCTGTGTAGGGTCCGCGCCGCGATGTCCTGGCACAAGCGGCTCGAGTTGTGGGCGAAGCTGGCACTCGCGCTCGTGGCGTCCCTGCTGTTCTGGCGCCCCGGCCGCAAGCTGCGCCCCGGAAGTTCCCTCCCCGTCCCCCGGAAGGTGCTGCTCGTGCGGCCCGACAACCGCGTGGGCGAGGCGCTCCTCACCACCCCCCTGCTGCGCGTCCTCAAGAGCCAGGTCCACCCCGCGCCCGAGGTCCATATCCTGGTCCACGCCAAGGTGGCCCGGGTCCTCGCCAACCACCCCGACGCGGACCAGGTCATCGCCTTCGACCGCCGACGCATCTGGTCAGGGCCCCTGGCCCCCGGCATCCGCGCGCTGCGCCAGGCGAACTACGACCTCGTGGTCGACTGCGCCAACTGGGAGGCCCCGTCCGTGACGAGCGCGCTGGTGGCGCGGCTCGCCGGCCCTCGCGCCGTGGTCGTCGGGCCCAAGATCTGGCCGGTGACGCACCTGCACTCGCTCTCCGTTCCTTCACGGCCCGACACCCGCAGCGAGGCTGTCCAGCGCACCCACCTGCTCTCCCCCGTGGCTGGCAATGCGCTGGCCCGGGAGCTGTCCTTCCGGGAGCCGTACATCCGCGACTCCTTCCGCACGTTCCTGGAGGAGGACGCCTCGAACCCGTGCGCGGTCATCAATCCTGGTGGCCGACTGGGGCCTCGGCGCATCCCCCCGGAGGCCTTCGCCGCCGCGGCGCGGGCGTTGCTGGAGTCGGGCCGCACGCCCATCGTGACGTGGGGGCCCGGAGAGGAAGAGCTCGCGAAGGCCGTGCTCGCCGGCGCGCCCGGGGCTCGACTGGCGCCGCCCACCAACCTGGATGAGCTCGCGGCCCTGATGCGCGCCGCGGGCCTCACCGTGTGCAACAACACGGGGCCCATGCACCTGTCCGTCGCCGTGGGTGCGCCGACGTTGGCGTTCTTCCTCCGGATGGACATGGAGCGCTGGGGCCACGCCTATGGCCCCCACCGCATGGTCGACCTCACGGCCATCGTCGATGGCGCGGGTGGACAGGGGCTCGAGGCTCGCGCCGCCGAAGAGGCGCGGTCCTTCGCCGCGAAGCTCACCGCGTAGGAGCGTCCTCCCGAGTCATCAGCTCGGGAAGCAGCTGCGGCACGCCGTCCTTCACGGGCCACCAGGCCCGGCAGGCCGCGCAGTGGAGCCGCTCCGTGGCGCCAGTCCCCAGGACGACGAGCGCCCCCTTGCATCGGGGGCAGCCCAGCACCGCCAGGAGCCCGGCATCCATGGGCTACTTCGCGTCCTCGCGCCCGAGCCGACGCGCCAGCTCCGTGGTGCTGTGGTTCTTCGGGTCGCCCGACACCGCGGTGCGGCCACCGTACGCGCGGACCTCGTCACCCTCGGGGATGCTGTCAGGCGTGTAGTCCGTGCCCTTCACGTGCACATCCGGCTTCAACACCCGGATGATGGCGCGGACGTTCGGGTCGTCGAAGACGATGACCCGGTCCGTGCACGCGAGGGCGGCGACCAGCTCCGCGCGCTCGTTCTCCGGGATGTGCGGCCTGCCAGGCCCCTTGTAGGCGCGCGTCGAGGCATCCGAGTTCACCGCCACCACCAGCACGTCCGCCAGCTCTCGCGCGCCCTCCAGGTAGCGCACGTGGCCCACGTGCAGCAGGTCGAAGACGCCGTTGGCGAGCGCCACCGTGCGGCCCTCCTGCTTCCAGCGGGCTCTCGCCTCCGCCACCTGCTCGAGCGACTGAATCTTCTCCAGGGTGCTCATCGCGCGCTCCGCAGCTCCGCCAGCAGCTCATCCCGGGACACCGTCGCGGTCCCCGGCTTCTGCACCACCATGGACCCCGCCACGTTCGCCAGCCTCGCCGCCTCGCCGAACGAGGCTCCGGCCGCGACCGCCAGGGAGAAGGTCGCAATCACCGTGTCGCCCGCGCCCGTCACGTCCACCGCGGCCTTCGCGCCGTGCACCGGGATGAGGTCCACGCCGCCGTCCGCGTCGAAGAGCGCCATGCCGTGGCGGCCCCGCGTCACCAGCAACGCACGACACCCCAGCCGGCGCACCGCTTCCTTCCCGGCCAGGAGCAGGTCCTCCTCCGAGCGCACGGGCCGGCCCGCGAGCGCCTCCAGCTCGGGCTCGTTGGGCTTGCACACCGTCACCCCCGAGAACGACGCGAGCGCATAGCGGCTGTCCACGCACACCGGCAGCCCATCCGCCGCGAGCTTCCGGAGCACGCCTCGGACCTCATCGTTCAGCACCCCCGCGCCGTAGTCCGAGACCACCACCGCGTCCGCATCCCGAGCGGCCTGCTCGACATGTCGGGCCAGGGCCTTGCGCGCCCGGGGCGGCAACGCGGAGTGCTGTCCACGGTCCAGGCGCAGCATCTGCTGCCGCGTGGTGCTCACCCCTCCGGCCAGGATGCGCGTCTTCGTCTCCGTCGCGAGGCCTCGACCTCCCACCGCGTGCAACCGGACTCCCGCCTCCGAGAACAGGTGGCGCAGCTCGCCGCCCATCTCGTCCGCGCCGAGCACGCCGACGGCCGTCACCTGTCCCGTCAAGGCACGGACGTTGGCCGCGACGTTCGCGCCTCCGCCCAGCTTCACCTCCGCGGACTCGTAACGGACGATGAGCACGGGCGCCTCGCGGCTCACCCGGTCCGTCTGTCCGTAGATGTAGTGGTCTGCGACGAGGTCCCCGACCAGCAGCACACGACGACGCGAGAACGCGAGCGGCAGGCGAGAGGACAAGGGCGAGGAGCGAACGGGCGAGACCGCGGCCATGGCGGCGGTTTGTCCCACAGCCCCCCTCGTCTCACAAGTCGGCTGACGCGCCCGCCAGCCCGAGCGCCCGACGCAGATGGGCCTCCCCCTCCAGCACCTCCACCCCCAACCGCACCCTCCACGCCTCGAACCCGGATGGCAGCCGCACCGCGTCCTTCTCGGTCGTCACCACCACCACGCCTCGACGCGTCGCCCGCAGGGCCACGTCCTCCAGCTCCTCGGACGTGAAGCGGTGATGGTCCGGGAA
Encoded proteins:
- a CDS encoding bifunctional heptose 7-phosphate kinase/heptose 1-phosphate adenyltransferase, with the translated sequence MAAVSPVRSSPLSSRLPLAFSRRRVLLVGDLVADHYIYGQTDRVSREAPVLIVRYESAEVKLGGGANVAANVRALTGQVTAVGVLGADEMGGELRHLFSEAGVRLHAVGGRGLATETKTRILAGGVSTTRQQMLRLDRGQHSALPPRARKALARHVEQAARDADAVVVSDYGAGVLNDEVRGVLRKLAADGLPVCVDSRYALASFSGVTVCKPNEPELEALAGRPVRSEEDLLLAGKEAVRRLGCRALLVTRGRHGMALFDADGGVDLIPVHGAKAAVDVTGAGDTVIATFSLAVAAGASFGEAARLANVAGSMVVQKPGTATVSRDELLAELRSAR
- a CDS encoding YicC/YloC family endoribonuclease; amino-acid sequence: MLKSMTGFGAGRARVGDEEVSVELRSLNHKFCEVKARLPRELASLEPLVTKQVKDRLARGSVELLVKRQSSTASGTVPTVDLNLAREYLRTFRELAKELGLSQDVTWSQVANQQGVVRLEEKGVDLEAATPAVTAALDQALGALEKMRLVEGEAIHADLDARMKLLEGWSREVAQLAPRAVQDYQQRLTERVAELARGVAVDPQRLAQEVALFAERTDIAEEVTRLASHLEQFRALMASQEPTGRRMDFLVQEMHREVNTTGSKSQHADISARVVSMKAEVERIREQVQNVE
- a CDS encoding adenylyltransferase/cytidyltransferase family protein, which codes for MSTLEKIQSLEQVAEARARWKQEGRTVALANGVFDLLHVGHVRYLEGARELADVLVVAVNSDASTRAYKGPGRPHIPENERAELVAALACTDRVIVFDDPNVRAIIRVLKPDVHVKGTDYTPDSIPEGDEVRAYGGRTAVSGDPKNHSTTELARRLGREDAK
- the gmk gene encoding guanylate kinase encodes the protein MSETTILPPGLLLVLSAPSGAGKTTLAHRLLRETPQANFSISVTTRRPRGKEQEGVDYHFVDVATFQAKIERGEFVEWAEVHGHFYGSPQSTVDIARANRGVAIFDIDVQGGQAIKRKHPDAVLIFVLPPSMEELERRLRDRQTDSDETIRRRMLAARSEMERGIAAYDYVVVNDDFDRAYSELKAVVVAEGCRRGRADVSRLKLGV
- a CDS encoding glycosyltransferase family 9 protein; the protein is MSWHKRLELWAKLALALVASLLFWRPGRKLRPGSSLPVPRKVLLVRPDNRVGEALLTTPLLRVLKSQVHPAPEVHILVHAKVARVLANHPDADQVIAFDRRRIWSGPLAPGIRALRQANYDLVVDCANWEAPSVTSALVARLAGPRAVVVGPKIWPVTHLHSLSVPSRPDTRSEAVQRTHLLSPVAGNALARELSFREPYIRDSFRTFLEEDASNPCAVINPGGRLGPRRIPPEAFAAAARALLESGRTPIVTWGPGEEELAKAVLAGAPGARLAPPTNLDELAALMRAAGLTVCNNTGPMHLSVAVGAPTLAFFLRMDMERWGHAYGPHRMVDLTAIVDGAGGQGLEARAAEEARSFAAKLTA
- a CDS encoding Trm112 family protein, with the protein product MDAGLLAVLGCPRCKGALVVLGTGATERLHCAACRAWWPVKDGVPQLLPELMTREDAPTR